In Balearica regulorum gibbericeps isolate bBalReg1 chromosome 32, bBalReg1.pri, whole genome shotgun sequence, a single genomic region encodes these proteins:
- the LOC142598963 gene encoding butyrophilin subfamily 2 member A2-like yields MAWRKFLLPHHPDVVTLDPNSAHPELLLSADGRSVRWGRARQDLPDTPERFDTRCCVLGQEGFREGRHCWGVEVKGELGGYSWWAVGVARGSVDRKGDIDLSPAGGIWGVQNWKGRFVSLTSPPTSLFWAPRRFWVCLDCTQGLVTFIDADSGVEIFTFPSASFNGEIIRPWFLLGTEETQLCLRDSTSGTLCPPSIPTTALDSPCPAADTARSPLLHPAAAHVPLGPAQAHPAQAQHRGLQ; encoded by the exons atgG CCTGGAGAAAGTTTCTGCTTCCCCATCATCCAG ACGTGGTGACCCTGGATCCAAACTCGGCTCATCCTGAACTTCTCCTGTCAGCAGATGGGAGAAGTGTGAGATGGGGAAGAGCACGGCAGGACCTGCCCGACACCCCGGAGAGATTTGACACTCGGTGCTGTGTGCTGGGCCAGGAGGGGTTCAGGGAGGGGAGGCACTGCTGGGGGGTGGAGGTGAAGGGGGAGCTGGGAGGTTATTCCTGGTGGGCTGTGGGGGTGGCCAGGGGCTCTGTGGACAGGAAGGGGGATATAGATCTGAGCCCTGCGGGAGGGATCTGGGGGGTGCAGAACTGGAAAGGGCGTTTTGTGTCTCTCACCTCTCCTCCCACGTCCCTCTTTTGGGCCCCCAGGAGATTCTGGGTCTGTCTGGACTGCACGCAGGGGCTGGTGACTTTCATCGATGCCGACAGCGGGGTCGAGATCTTCACTTTCCCATCAGCCTCGTTCAATGGAGAGATCATCCGCCCCTGGTTTTTGCTGGGGACAGAGGAAACCCAGCTGTGCCTGAGGGACAGCACCTCTGGCACCCTCTGCCCCCCTTCCATCCCCACCACAGCCCTggacagcccctgccctgctgcagacactgcccgctctcctctcctccatcccgcAGCAGCACATGTCCCTCTCGGCCCTGCCCaagcccaccctgcccaggcacagcaccgTGGCCTTCAATAA
- the LOC142598900 gene encoding C-type lectin domain family 2 member L-like, whose product MVLQEQTWFLALHQDPATGSKYTAARVTSSSCDRPQWRLLPPLLAFCALIGGSGGRPREPSEERSPGPPAPPCLLRIVRAPLGGGSSGAGRHEGCPTPVLACPDDWVGYRNICYYLSKEEGSWKWSQERCSLHGASLAVLQREWEMEFLLRLKGNTDVWLGLRRQGERLEWVDGSSFNQTGVFASCCRILVWGQEPCLFLKDHDLWSSSCHTLGAGGLCHSCT is encoded by the exons ATGGTCCTTCAGGAACAAACGTGGTTCTTGGCCCTGCACCAGGATCCTGCAACAGGAAGCAAATACACCGCTG CgcgtgtcacctcctcctcttgtGACAGGCCACAATGGCGGCTACTCCCGCCGCTCCTCGCCTTTTGCGCACTGATTGGTGGGAGCGGTGGGCGTCCACGCGAGCCCTCTGAAGAGCGGAGCCCCggccccccagctcccccttGTCTCCTCAGAATAGTCCGGGCGCCCCTGGGTGGTGGCAGCAGTGGAG caGGAAGACATGAAGGTTGTCCAACTCCAGTGCTGGCCTGTCCTGATGACTGGGTTGGGTATCGCAACATCTGCTACTACCTCTcgaaggaggaggggagctgGAAGTGGAGCCAGGAGCGGTGCTCCTTGCACGGGGCCTCACTGGCTGTGCTCCAGAGGGAGTGGGAAATG GAGTTTCTCTTGCGCCTCAAGGGCAACACCGATGTCTGGCTTGGGCTGCGGAGACAAGGCGAGCGGCTGGAGTGGGTGGATGGCAGCAGCTTCAACCAGAC CGGTGTATTTGCTTCCTGTTGCAGGATCCTGGTGTGGGGCCAAGAACCATGTTTGTTCCTAAAGGACCATGATCTCTGGAGTTCAAGCTGCCATACCCTGGGTGCAGGGGGTCTGTGTCACAGCTGTACATGA
- the LOC142598955 gene encoding butyrophilin subfamily 3 member A2-like isoform X3 → MWLPTSPGGLLSSLVTLHVLRLGSADFIVVGPDRPLRVTVGQDIVLPCHLSPSMDTRSLDIRWIRHQVSETVHHYRNGEDLYREQMEEYDGRTELVRDGLSRGRLDLRISGSRPSDDGQYVCTVTDGASYGEATVDVEVAATGSVPQLSLEAYEDGGIRVVCRSAGWYPQPEVLWKDPKGQHLPSVSQRHSSDERGLFDIEGIIVVTGNRHGKWSCVVRNSRLNQEQETSLHISAPFFHIARPWMVGVGVLLVLSLVFLGLGAYLWRRKGMKPAAVLTPSSSGFAFQCCSPESWVSPFGPFHQQNLLAKEPPWEGLGFGWLLKLRLNCRVPGWADGGMGRQGSIPWGLGFFCTPQREVVEGQPELCLLLWEQPWDEKLSPLIT, encoded by the exons ATGTGGCTCCCCACGAGCCCTGGGGGCCTCCTGAGTTCTTTGGTGACTCTGCACGTCCTGCGGCTGGGATCAG CTGACTTCATCGTGGTGGGACCAGACCGCCCTCTCCGGGTCACTGTTGGGCAGGACATCGTGCTGCCATGTCACTTGTCCCCCAGCATGGACACTCGGAGCTTGGACATCAGGTGGATCCGGCACCAGGTCTCTGAAACGGTGCACCACTACCGAAACGGAGAGGACCTGTACAGGGAGCAGATGGAGGAATATGATGGGAGGACAGAGTTGGTCAGGGATGGTCTCTCCCGTGGACGCCTGGACTTGCGAATCTCTGGGTCAAGACCCTCTGATGATGGTCAGTACGTCTGCACTGTGACAGATGGTGCCTCTTATGGAGAAGCTACGGTGGATGTGGAGGTGGCAG CCACAGGCTCTGTCCCTCAGCTCTCCCTGGAGGCTTACGAGGACGGAGGCATCCGGGTGGTGTGTCGATCGGCCGGCTGGTACCCACAACCGGAGGTGCTGTGGAAAGATCCCAAAGGGCAGCATCTCCCCTCGGTCTCCCAGAGACATTCCTCCGATGAGAGGGGCCTGTTTGACATAGAAGGCATCATCGTTGTGACCGGTAACAGACATGGGAAATGGTCCTGCGTGGTCAGGAACAGCCGCCTCAACCAGGAGCAGGAGACATCCCTGCACATCTCAG ctccctttttccacattgcCCGTCCCTGGATGGTTGGTGTAGGTGTGCTCCTCGTGCTTTCACTTGTGTTCCTTGGCCTCGGTGCTtatctgtggagaaggaaag GGATGAAGCCAGCTGCTGTCCTGAccccctcttcctctggctttgcttttcagtgctgcagtccCGAGAGCTGGGTGAGTCCTTTTGGCCCCTTCCACCAGCAAAACCTGCTGGCAAAGGAGCCCCCCTGGGAGGGACTTGGGTTTGGATGGCTCCTGAAGTTACGGCTGAACTGCAGAGTGCCTGGGTGGGCTGATGGGGGGATGGGTAGGCAGGGATCCATTCCCTGgggtctggggtttttttgcactcCCCAAAGAGAAGTAGTTGAGGGTCAGCCCGAACTCTGTCTGCTCCTGTGGGAGCAACCATGGGATGAGAAGCTGTCCCCTCTGATCACTTAg
- the LOC142598954 gene encoding butyrophilin subfamily 1 member A1-like: MLLWTQMWLPVSPGGLLSSLVTLHVLRLGSADFTVVGRDRPLRVTVGWYVVLPCHLSPRADARSLDIRWIRRHVSETVHHYRNGEELYREQMEEYVGRTELVRDGLSRGRLDLRIWGLRPSDDGQYVCTVTDGASSGEATVDVEVAATGSVPQLSLEAYEDGGIRVVCRSAGWYPQPEVLWKDPNGQRLPSISQRHSSDERGLFDIEGIIVVTGNRHGKWSCVVRNSHLNQQQETSLHISAPFFHIARPWMVGVGVLLVLSLVFLGLGAYLWRRKGLQSRELEERDALLEKRVAGLKACRKFLLPHHPDVVTLDPNSAHPELLLSADGRSVRWGRARQDLPDTPERFTYWCCVLGQEGFREGRHCWGVEVKGELGGDAWWAVGVARDSVDRKGYMNLSPEGGIWAVQNWKGCFVSLTSPHTSLSPIPIPRRFWVCLDCMQGEVTFIDADSGVEIFTFPSASFNGEIIRPWFLLEKEENELCLRDSTS, from the exons ATGCTG ctctggACGCAGATGTGGCTCCCCGTGAGCCCCGGGGGCCTCCTCAGTTCTTTGGTGACTCTGCACGTCCTGCGGCTGGGATCAG CTGACTTCACAGTGGTGGGACGAGACCGCCCTCTCCGTGTGACTGTGGGGTGGTACGTCGTGCTGCCATGTCACTTGTCTCCCCGTGCGGATGCTCGGAGCTTGGACATCAGGTGGATTCGACGTCACGTCTCTGAAACGGTGCACCACTACCGAAATGGAGAGGAGCTGTACAGGGAGCAGATGGAGGAATATGTTGGGAGGACAGAGCTGGTCAGAGATGGTCTCTCCCGTGGACGCCTGGACTTACGAATCTGGGGGTTGAGACCCTCTGATGATGGTCAGTACGTCTGCACTGTGACAGATGGTGCCTCTTCTGGAGAAGCTACGGTGGATGTGGAGGTGGCAG CCACAGGCTCTGTCCCTCAGCTCTCCCTGGAGGCTTACGAGGACGGAGGCATCCGGGTGGTGTGTCGATCGGCCGGCTGGTACCCACAACCGGAGGTGCTGTGGAAAGATCCCAACGGGCAGCGTCTCCCCTCCATCTCCCAGAGACATTCCTCGGATGAGAGGGGCCTGTTTGACATAGAAGGCATCATCGTTGTGACCGGTAACAGACATGGGAAATGGTCCTGCGTGGTCAGGAACAGCCACCTCAACCAGCAGCAGGAGACGTCCCTGCACATCTCAG ctccctttttccacattgcCCGTCCCTGGATGGTTGGTGTAGGTGTGCTCCTCGTGCTTTCACTTGTGTTCCTTGGCCTCGGTGCTtatctgtggagaaggaaag ggCTGCAGTCCAGAGAGCTGG agGAACGAGATGCATTACTGG agaaaagaGTTGCAGGACTGAAGG CCTGCAGAAAGTTTCTGCTTCCCCATCATCCAG ACGTGGTGACCCTGGATCCAAACTCGGCTCATCCTGAACTTCTCCTGTCAGCAGATGGGAGAAGTGTGAGATGGGGAAGAGCACGGCAGGACCTGCCCGACACCCCGGAGAGATTTACATATTGGTGCTGTGTGCTGGGCCAGGAGGGGTTCAGGGAGGGGAGGCACTGCTGGGGGGTGGAGGTGAagggggagctgggaggtgaTGCCTGGTGGGCTGTGGGGGTGGCCAGGGACTCTGTGGACAGGAAGGGGTATATGAACCTGAGCCCTGAAGGAGGGATCTGGGCGGTGCAGAACTGGAAAGGGTGTTTTGTGTCTCTCACCTCTCCTCACACCTccctgtcccccatccccatccccaggagATTCTGGGTCTGTCTGGACTGCATGCAGGGGGAGGTGACTTTCATTGATGCCGACAGCGGGGTCGAGATCTTCACTTTCCCATCAGCCTCGTTCAATGGAGAGATCATCCGCCCCTGGTTTTtgctggaaaaggaggaaaatgagctGTGCCTGAGGGACAGCACCTCCTAG
- the LOC142598955 gene encoding butyrophilin subfamily 3 member A2-like isoform X2 → MDPVQLAQGDNSPGSGWGFLVASVTVVMHKTISPFWERKHLWTQMWLPTSPGGLLSSLVTLHVLRLGSADFIVVGPDRPLRVTVGQDIVLPCHLSPSMDTRSLDIRWIRHQVSETVHHYRNGEDLYREQMEEYDGRTELVRDGLSRGRLDLRISGSRPSDDGQYVCTVTDGASYGEATVDVEVAATGSVPQLSLEAYEDGGIRVVCRSAGWYPQPEVLWKDPKGQHLPSVSQRHSSDERGLFDIEGIIVVTGNRHGKWSCVVRNSRLNQEQETSLHISAPFFHIARPWMVGVGVLLVLSLVFLGLGAYLWRRKVLQSRELGESFWPLPPAKPAGKGAPLGGTWVWMAPEVTAELQSAWVG, encoded by the exons ATGGACCCGGTGCAACTGGCTCAGGGGGACAATTCACCGGGGTCTGGTTGGGGTTTCCTCGTTGCTTCAGTGACAGTGGTCATGCACAAGACAATCAGCCCTTTTTGGGAAAGGAAACAC ctctggACGCAGATGTGGCTCCCCACGAGCCCTGGGGGCCTCCTGAGTTCTTTGGTGACTCTGCACGTCCTGCGGCTGGGATCAG CTGACTTCATCGTGGTGGGACCAGACCGCCCTCTCCGGGTCACTGTTGGGCAGGACATCGTGCTGCCATGTCACTTGTCCCCCAGCATGGACACTCGGAGCTTGGACATCAGGTGGATCCGGCACCAGGTCTCTGAAACGGTGCACCACTACCGAAACGGAGAGGACCTGTACAGGGAGCAGATGGAGGAATATGATGGGAGGACAGAGTTGGTCAGGGATGGTCTCTCCCGTGGACGCCTGGACTTGCGAATCTCTGGGTCAAGACCCTCTGATGATGGTCAGTACGTCTGCACTGTGACAGATGGTGCCTCTTATGGAGAAGCTACGGTGGATGTGGAGGTGGCAG CCACAGGCTCTGTCCCTCAGCTCTCCCTGGAGGCTTACGAGGACGGAGGCATCCGGGTGGTGTGTCGATCGGCCGGCTGGTACCCACAACCGGAGGTGCTGTGGAAAGATCCCAAAGGGCAGCATCTCCCCTCGGTCTCCCAGAGACATTCCTCCGATGAGAGGGGCCTGTTTGACATAGAAGGCATCATCGTTGTGACCGGTAACAGACATGGGAAATGGTCCTGCGTGGTCAGGAACAGCCGCCTCAACCAGGAGCAGGAGACATCCCTGCACATCTCAG ctccctttttccacattgcCCGTCCCTGGATGGTTGGTGTAGGTGTGCTCCTCGTGCTTTCACTTGTGTTCCTTGGCCTCGGTGCTtatctgtggagaaggaaag tgctgcagtccCGAGAGCTGGGTGAGTCCTTTTGGCCCCTTCCACCAGCAAAACCTGCTGGCAAAGGAGCCCCCCTGGGAGGGACTTGGGTTTGGATGGCTCCTGAAGTTACGGCTGAACTGCAGAGTGCCTGGGTGGGCTGA
- the LOC142598955 gene encoding butyrophilin subfamily 3 member A2-like isoform X1 gives MLLWTQMWLPTSPGGLLSSLVTLHVLRLGSADFIVVGPDRPLRVTVGQDIVLPCHLSPSMDTRSLDIRWIRHQVSETVHHYRNGEDLYREQMEEYDGRTELVRDGLSRGRLDLRISGSRPSDDGQYVCTVTDGASYGEATVDVEVAATGSVPQLSLEAYEDGGIRVVCRSAGWYPQPEVLWKDPKGQHLPSVSQRHSSDERGLFDIEGIIVVTGNRHGKWSCVVRNSRLNQEQETSLHISAPFFHIARPWMVGVGVLLVLSLVFLGLGAYLWRRKGMKPAAVLTPSSSGFAFQCCSPESWVSPFGPFHQQNLLAKEPPWEGLGFGWLLKLRLNCRVPGWADGGMGRQGSIPWGLGFFCTPQREVVEGQPELCLLLWEQPWDEKLSPLIT, from the exons ATGCTG ctctggACGCAGATGTGGCTCCCCACGAGCCCTGGGGGCCTCCTGAGTTCTTTGGTGACTCTGCACGTCCTGCGGCTGGGATCAG CTGACTTCATCGTGGTGGGACCAGACCGCCCTCTCCGGGTCACTGTTGGGCAGGACATCGTGCTGCCATGTCACTTGTCCCCCAGCATGGACACTCGGAGCTTGGACATCAGGTGGATCCGGCACCAGGTCTCTGAAACGGTGCACCACTACCGAAACGGAGAGGACCTGTACAGGGAGCAGATGGAGGAATATGATGGGAGGACAGAGTTGGTCAGGGATGGTCTCTCCCGTGGACGCCTGGACTTGCGAATCTCTGGGTCAAGACCCTCTGATGATGGTCAGTACGTCTGCACTGTGACAGATGGTGCCTCTTATGGAGAAGCTACGGTGGATGTGGAGGTGGCAG CCACAGGCTCTGTCCCTCAGCTCTCCCTGGAGGCTTACGAGGACGGAGGCATCCGGGTGGTGTGTCGATCGGCCGGCTGGTACCCACAACCGGAGGTGCTGTGGAAAGATCCCAAAGGGCAGCATCTCCCCTCGGTCTCCCAGAGACATTCCTCCGATGAGAGGGGCCTGTTTGACATAGAAGGCATCATCGTTGTGACCGGTAACAGACATGGGAAATGGTCCTGCGTGGTCAGGAACAGCCGCCTCAACCAGGAGCAGGAGACATCCCTGCACATCTCAG ctccctttttccacattgcCCGTCCCTGGATGGTTGGTGTAGGTGTGCTCCTCGTGCTTTCACTTGTGTTCCTTGGCCTCGGTGCTtatctgtggagaaggaaag GGATGAAGCCAGCTGCTGTCCTGAccccctcttcctctggctttgcttttcagtgctgcagtccCGAGAGCTGGGTGAGTCCTTTTGGCCCCTTCCACCAGCAAAACCTGCTGGCAAAGGAGCCCCCCTGGGAGGGACTTGGGTTTGGATGGCTCCTGAAGTTACGGCTGAACTGCAGAGTGCCTGGGTGGGCTGATGGGGGGATGGGTAGGCAGGGATCCATTCCCTGgggtctggggtttttttgcactcCCCAAAGAGAAGTAGTTGAGGGTCAGCCCGAACTCTGTCTGCTCCTGTGGGAGCAACCATGGGATGAGAAGCTGTCCCCTCTGATCACTTAg
- the LOC142598962 gene encoding class I histocompatibility antigen, F10 alpha chain-like isoform X2 yields the protein MYGCDLLEDGGTRGYYQFAYDGRDFITFDMDTMTFTAVDAAAQITKRKWEEARTEAERLKQYLQNTCVEWLRKYVSYGQAVLERKERPTVRVSGKETPGILTLHCRAYGFYPRPITVSWLKDGEVRDHETEWGSIAPNSDGTYYTWASIAARPEEKDKYRCRVEHASLPEPGLFAWEPESNLLAIVLGVIAAMLAVIAIIAGVVIWKHRSGKEPGW from the exons ATGTACGGCTGTGACCTCCTGGAGGATGGTGGCACCAGGGGGTATTATCAGTTCGCCTACGACGGGAGGGACTTCATCACCTTTGACATGGACACGATGACGTTCACTGCGGTGGACGCAGCAGCACAAATCACCAAGAGGAAGTGGGAGGAGGCCAGGACTGAAGCTGAGAGACTGAAGCAGTACCTGCAGAACACCTGCGTCGAGTGGCTGAGGAAATACGTGAGCTACGGGCAGGCCGTGCTGGAGAGGAAAG AGCGCCCCACGGTCCGAGTGTCAGGGAAGGAGACCCCCGGGATCCTGACCTTGCACTGCCGCGCTTACGGCTTCTACCCGCGGCCCATCACGGTGAGCTGGCTGAAGGACGGCGAGGTCAGGGACCACGAGACCGAGTGGGGCAGCATCGCGCCCAACAGCGACGGCACCTACTACACCTGGGCCTCCATCGCGGCCCGCCCGGAGGAGAAGGACAAGTACCGGTGCCGCGTGGAGCACGCCAGCCTGCCCGAGCCCGGGCTCTTTGCGTGGG AGCCGGAGTCCAACCTGTTGGCCATCGTGTTGGGTGTGATTGctgccatgctggctgtcatcGCCATCATCGCCGGAGTCGTCATTTGGAAGCACAGATCAGGTAAAGAGCCGGGGTGGTGA
- the LOC142598962 gene encoding class I histocompatibility antigen, F10 alpha chain-like isoform X1, with translation MYGCDLLEDGGTRGYYQFAYDGRDFITFDMDTMTFTAVDAAAQITKRKWEEARTEAERLKQYLQNTCVEWLRKYVSYGQAVLERKERPTVRVSGKETPGILTLHCRAYGFYPRPITVSWLKDGEVRDHETEWGSIAPNSDGTYYTWASIAARPEEKDKYRCRVEHASLPEPGLFAWEPESNLLAIVLGVIAAMLAVIAIIAGVVIWKHRSEQPLRVLKPCFLESGWTSPADGKQRINLLVFLSLCSWPFAFALLNCLYFEPQVGFPSYFFSPPCPAEEGSDGAAWWAPGVQPRSTPYKDL, from the exons ATGTACGGCTGTGACCTCCTGGAGGATGGTGGCACCAGGGGGTATTATCAGTTCGCCTACGACGGGAGGGACTTCATCACCTTTGACATGGACACGATGACGTTCACTGCGGTGGACGCAGCAGCACAAATCACCAAGAGGAAGTGGGAGGAGGCCAGGACTGAAGCTGAGAGACTGAAGCAGTACCTGCAGAACACCTGCGTCGAGTGGCTGAGGAAATACGTGAGCTACGGGCAGGCCGTGCTGGAGAGGAAAG AGCGCCCCACGGTCCGAGTGTCAGGGAAGGAGACCCCCGGGATCCTGACCTTGCACTGCCGCGCTTACGGCTTCTACCCGCGGCCCATCACGGTGAGCTGGCTGAAGGACGGCGAGGTCAGGGACCACGAGACCGAGTGGGGCAGCATCGCGCCCAACAGCGACGGCACCTACTACACCTGGGCCTCCATCGCGGCCCGCCCGGAGGAGAAGGACAAGTACCGGTGCCGCGTGGAGCACGCCAGCCTGCCCGAGCCCGGGCTCTTTGCGTGGG AGCCGGAGTCCAACCTGTTGGCCATCGTGTTGGGTGTGATTGctgccatgctggctgtcatcGCCATCATCGCCGGAGTCGTCATTTGGAAGCACAGATCAG agcaACCCCtacgtgtactgaagccctgctttctggaaagtggctggacatcgcctgctgatgggaaacagagaataaatcttttggttttcctttccttatgctcatggccttttgcttttgctttattaaactgcctttattttgAACCACAAGTTggttttccatcttattttttctcccctccctgtcctgctgaggaggggagtgatggagcagcttggtgggcacctggtgtccagccaaggtcaaccccCTACAAGGATTTATGA